One genomic region from Marinobacter szutsaonensis encodes:
- a CDS encoding TIGR01244 family sulfur transferase, translated as MKIHYLEPEFAVADTVAIEDLPEIREKGFRTLICNRRPGEEGYAGEEAYAEAAATAGLEWVCVPVASGEYSDADVEAFGQALERVPSPILGFCRTGRRAVHMWAQARAREPQCNIPMLLKAAHEAGHDPQPIRELLEK; from the coding sequence ATGAAGATTCATTATCTTGAACCGGAGTTCGCGGTTGCGGATACCGTGGCTATCGAGGATCTCCCGGAAATCCGGGAAAAGGGCTTCCGGACGCTGATCTGTAACCGACGTCCCGGAGAAGAGGGTTACGCCGGTGAGGAGGCCTACGCAGAGGCCGCTGCCACCGCCGGTCTGGAATGGGTATGTGTCCCGGTGGCATCCGGCGAGTATTCGGACGCCGACGTGGAAGCGTTCGGCCAAGCTCTGGAACGCGTGCCTTCGCCCATCCTCGGGTTTTGCCGGACCGGCCGTCGTGCCGTTCACATGTGGGCCCAGGCCCGTGCCCGGGAACCCCAGTGCAATATCCCGATGCTCCTAAAGGCGGCCCATGAGGCTGGCCATGATCCTCAGCCCATCCGGGAACTGTTGGAAAAGTAA
- a CDS encoding FAD/NAD(P)-binding oxidoreductase yields the protein MKPDQDVNQSSLKYHDVVIIGAGAGGIATAASLLKRQKDLDIAIIDSCEIHYYQPGWTMVGGGVLSAESTRRKTETVIPKGCHWYRVAADEWLPKGRLKNIDVSYHSAGQVLFGVEDYVPELQTYIDRYDIELCFEERLIAVDGKGKTAHFVKRTGDQQEIVDRPFDMLHVVPAQRAPEFVGKSGLANQDGWIDLDPETLQHVRYPTIFGLGDASGTPNAKTMAAVRKQAPVVAENLLASLQDKELPAAYLGYGSCPLTVERGRIVLAEFGYGGKLQPSFPSWINDGTKATRMAWWLKAKQLPWLYWNGMLKGREWMAAPAARKV from the coding sequence ATGAAACCTGACCAAGACGTCAATCAATCCTCCCTGAAATACCATGATGTGGTCATCATCGGGGCCGGGGCTGGCGGAATTGCGACCGCTGCAAGCCTGTTGAAACGCCAGAAGGACCTGGACATCGCAATCATTGATTCCTGTGAAATCCATTATTACCAGCCGGGCTGGACCATGGTTGGTGGCGGTGTGCTCTCCGCTGAAAGTACACGGCGCAAGACCGAAACCGTCATCCCCAAAGGCTGCCACTGGTACCGTGTGGCAGCGGACGAATGGCTTCCTAAAGGTAGACTGAAGAACATCGATGTTTCTTACCATTCCGCCGGACAAGTGCTTTTCGGCGTTGAGGATTACGTACCCGAACTACAGACATATATCGATCGCTACGATATCGAGCTGTGTTTTGAAGAGCGGCTCATTGCAGTCGATGGCAAGGGTAAGACAGCTCATTTTGTCAAGCGTACCGGAGATCAGCAGGAAATAGTCGACCGGCCTTTCGACATGCTTCACGTTGTTCCCGCCCAGCGTGCCCCGGAGTTCGTTGGTAAGTCTGGACTGGCAAATCAGGATGGCTGGATCGATCTTGATCCTGAAACCCTGCAGCATGTCCGATACCCGACTATATTCGGGCTGGGAGATGCCAGCGGTACACCCAATGCCAAGACTATGGCGGCGGTGCGAAAGCAGGCCCCGGTGGTGGCCGAAAACCTGCTTGCGTCATTGCAGGATAAAGAGCTGCCTGCCGCCTATCTCGGCTATGGTTCCTGTCCGCTGACGGTAGAGCGGGGCAGAATCGTTCTTGCCGAGTTCGGCTATGGCGGCAAGCTCCAGCCAAGTTTCCCGAGCTGGATCAATGACGGTACCAAGGCAACCCGAATGGCCTGGTGGCTGAAAGCGAAGCAGCTGCCCTGGCTTTACTGGAACGGGATGCTTAAGGGTCGCGAATGGATGGCGGCACCGGCCGCACGAAAGGTCTGA
- the sulP gene encoding sulfate permease gives MSDRLTRFLPILNWLKDYRGDTFVSDALAAVIVTLMLVPQALAYALLAGLPPEVGLYASMIPLVAYALFGTSATLAVGPVAVASLMTASALGGIAEAGTPEYVGAALVLASLSGLMLFTMGLLRLGFLANFLSHPVISGFVTASGILIAGSQLGHILGIQGGGHNLLEMVEGLWQQLGGINPVTLVIGGGALVFLYLCRKFLKRGLTGIGFSERLADLTTKAAPVTAVIVTTAAAWYFDLGAAGVNLVGEVPSGLPDIRLPSMDPDIWATLVPAAILISLVGFVESVSVAQTLAAKRRQRIDPDSELIALGLANVAAGVSGGSPVSGGFSRSVVNFEAGAQTPIAGALTAVGIAVATLTLTGLLAFLPKATLAATIIIAVITLIDLPAIKRTLAYSKADGAAMLATIILTLVHGVEAGIIVGVALSIGLYLYRTSRPHSAVVGRIPGTEHFRNVQRHKVEIDDSTVVLRVDESLYFANARYLEETVLELVSDNPEMKNLVLACQAVNEIDASALESLEAINSRLEDAGIRLHLSEVKGPVMDRLNRTHFCEELTGQIFLSTYDAWRSLVNGSSI, from the coding sequence ATGTCGGATCGGTTAACCCGGTTCCTGCCCATTCTGAACTGGCTTAAAGACTACAGGGGCGACACGTTTGTCAGCGACGCGCTGGCAGCTGTGATTGTCACCCTGATGCTGGTGCCCCAGGCGCTGGCTTATGCATTGCTGGCAGGCCTGCCGCCCGAGGTTGGTTTGTATGCCAGTATGATCCCGCTGGTGGCGTATGCACTGTTCGGAACCAGTGCAACGCTTGCAGTCGGGCCTGTGGCCGTTGCTTCCCTGATGACGGCTTCTGCACTCGGTGGTATCGCTGAAGCGGGCACCCCCGAGTACGTCGGTGCCGCGCTGGTGCTGGCCTCGCTCTCCGGCCTGATGCTTTTTACCATGGGCCTCTTGCGGCTCGGTTTTCTGGCCAATTTTCTCAGTCATCCGGTGATTTCCGGGTTTGTGACTGCTTCGGGCATCCTGATCGCCGGCAGCCAGCTTGGTCATATCCTCGGCATCCAGGGCGGCGGCCACAACTTGCTGGAAATGGTTGAGGGGCTGTGGCAGCAGCTGGGCGGGATCAATCCGGTGACCCTGGTGATCGGCGGTGGAGCCCTGGTCTTCCTCTATTTGTGTCGCAAGTTCCTCAAGCGGGGCCTGACCGGGATTGGATTTTCCGAGCGGCTGGCGGACCTGACCACCAAGGCCGCACCGGTTACTGCGGTCATCGTCACCACAGCCGCTGCCTGGTATTTCGATCTTGGCGCTGCGGGGGTAAACCTGGTGGGAGAAGTGCCCAGCGGTCTTCCCGACATCAGGCTGCCGTCCATGGATCCGGATATCTGGGCAACCCTGGTGCCCGCTGCCATCCTGATCAGTCTTGTCGGGTTTGTGGAGTCTGTTTCGGTTGCGCAGACCCTTGCGGCCAAGAGGCGTCAGCGGATTGATCCTGATTCCGAGCTGATTGCCCTGGGCCTGGCCAACGTGGCCGCAGGCGTCAGCGGTGGTTCGCCGGTATCCGGCGGATTCTCAAGATCCGTGGTCAACTTCGAGGCCGGTGCCCAGACACCGATTGCCGGTGCCCTGACCGCGGTCGGTATCGCCGTTGCGACGCTTACTCTGACCGGACTGCTCGCATTCCTGCCCAAGGCGACCCTGGCAGCAACCATTATTATCGCCGTGATCACACTGATTGATCTGCCGGCTATCAAACGGACTCTGGCCTACTCGAAGGCGGACGGAGCGGCCATGTTGGCCACGATCATCCTGACCCTGGTTCATGGGGTCGAGGCCGGCATTATTGTGGGGGTTGCCCTGTCGATCGGGCTGTACCTGTATCGTACCAGCCGACCCCACAGCGCCGTGGTGGGACGGATTCCGGGTACAGAGCATTTCCGGAACGTTCAGCGCCACAAGGTGGAAATCGACGACAGTACCGTGGTGCTGCGAGTTGACGAGAGCCTGTATTTCGCTAACGCCCGCTATCTCGAGGAAACGGTTCTGGAGCTGGTGTCCGACAACCCGGAAATGAAGAATCTTGTGCTGGCCTGCCAGGCGGTCAATGAAATCGATGCTTCCGCTCTCGAAAGCCTGGAAGCGATCAACAGCCGTCTGGAAGATGCGGGTATTCGCTTGCATCTGTCCGAAGTGAAAGGGCCAGTTATGGATCGCCTGAATCGGACGCATTTTTGTGAGGAGCTGACCGGGCAGATTTTTCTCAGTACTTATGATGCGTGGAGATCACTCGTAAATGGCTCATCGATCTGA
- a CDS encoding rhodanese-like domain-containing protein, with protein sequence MKTVHDMVQAAKAEIREVPLENSEEAIEQADILIDVREADEFHAGHIPGAVNIPRGILEFKLTNDPALEDRGLNMVIYCKNSGRSALSAKAMKEMGYIHVQSISGGIDAWQEAGKPVVKPELPDFD encoded by the coding sequence CTGTTCACGACATGGTTCAGGCCGCCAAGGCCGAAATCCGGGAAGTACCTTTGGAGAATTCCGAAGAGGCCATTGAGCAGGCGGATATACTGATCGATGTCCGGGAAGCTGACGAGTTCCACGCCGGCCATATTCCGGGTGCCGTTAATATTCCCAGAGGTATTCTCGAATTCAAGCTGACCAATGATCCGGCCCTGGAAGATCGGGGGCTGAACATGGTGATCTACTGCAAGAACAGTGGCCGCTCTGCCCTCTCGGCCAAGGCCATGAAAGAAATGGGCTATATCCATGTACAGTCCATTTCCGGAGGAATTGATGCGTGGCAGGAAGCCGGCAAGCCCGTAGTCAAACCGGAACTGCCCGATTTCGACTGA